DNA from Chitinophaga pendula:
GTCTATGCAGATAGAGATGCGGGAGGCGGAGCTGGCGGCGGCGGTGCAGGAGAACGACTTGCAGGAGTTGGGGCGTAAGCTGAAGTTGGCCAGTATTGCTGCGAGCCGTGCGGGTGTGGTAACCTGGGCGAACCGTAATATAGGAGCGAATGTACGGGAGGGGGATGCGTTGGTGCGGATAGCGGATCTGCGCAGTTTCAAGGTACAGGGGACGATAGCGGATCAGTACCTGGGTCAGTTGCGTAACGGGATGTCTGCGATTATCCGTGTGAGTGAGACGATGACGATACGCGGTACGGTGGTGAATATACAGCCGGCGATACAGAATGGGATCGTGACGTTTGATCTGCAGCTGGATGTGCAGCAGCAGCAACAGTTGCGGCCGCATATGAAGGTAGATGTGTTCCTGGTGACGGCAGCCAAGCAGGGGATATTGCGGGTAGCGAACGGGCCTACTTTCAAGGGACCTGCGAGCCAGGATGTGTTTGTGTTGCGGCAAGGGAAGGCGGAGCGGCACCGGATACAGACGGGGTTGAGCAATTTTGATTATGTGGAAGTGAGTGCGCCGTTACGGGCGGGGGATAGTGTGATCATTTCGGATATGAGTGCTTTTAAACACGCGAACGTACTGTCTATTATCAACTGATTGTCATGAACCGATATATTATTTATACCTGCTTATTCCTATACCAGTTTATATCTGTTACTGGGGTCTCGCAAGTACACCCGGACACTGTAGCATTAAGTCTGCCTGAAGTGGTGGAGCTGGCTAAATCGGCATCCATCGCTTCGAAGCAGGCGCTTACGACGCGGGAGACCAAGTACTGGGAATACCGGACGTACCGGTCGAACTATCAGCCACAGTTGTCATTGAGCGGGACATTGCCCGGGTATAAGAAAACCTTTACGGAGGTATTGCAGCCGGATGGTACGATCAAGTTCCAATCGGTGCATAACAACAACTCTTCGCTTGATCTCTCCTTCAGCCAAAGCATCGCTGCGACGGGTGGTACTATTTTCGGTACTACCCAGCTGCAGCGGTTTGATGATTTTGACCGGAAGAATGATCCATTGTATAACAGTACGCCATTTGGGATCGGCTATAACCAGCCATTGTTCCAGTTCAACCAGTTGCGATGGGATCGGAAGATAGCGCCATTGAAGTATAAGGAGAGTGTACAGGCATTTACGGAGGATATGGAGCAGATTGCGATACAGGCCAGCAGTTATTATTTCGTGTTGTTGCTGGCGCAGGTGAACCAGCAGATTGCGGAGACTAATTTGGTGAATACGCGTAACATCCTGCGTATTGCCAATGAGAAGTACAAGTTGGGTAAGCTATCGCGCAATGAGATATTGCAATTGCAGCTGGAGCAGCTGAAGTCGGAGAAGGCGGCGGGGGTTGCGCGCAGGGACCGGGAGATTGCCTCATTGAATCTGCGATCGTATATAGGTATGCAGCATATGGACAAGATATTATTGTTATTACCTGGTACACAGACGAGGATGCAGGTATCTATTGACAAGGCGTTGACGGAGGCTTATGAGAACCGTAGTGATGCGACGGCATTTATCCGCCGGGTGGCGGAAGCGAGGCGGGATGTGGCGAAGGCACGTGGGGAGAACGGGTTGAATGCGACGCTGAAGATGCAGCTAGGTTATTCCAAGAGTGGCAGTAGTATTTCGCAAGCGTACCGGTCGCCGCAGGAGCAGCAGGAGGTGCAGGTTGCCTTTACGATACCGATACTGGACTGGGGGCGGTCGAAGTCGCGGACGAAGACCGCGGAGGCCAACTTACAGTTCACCAACTATGCAGTGGAGCAGGACAAGCAGACCTTTGCGCAGGAGATACTGACACAGGTAACATTGTATGACATGATGCGGGGGCAGGTATTATTGACGGCGGACGCAGATAGTATTGCCAGTGAGAAGTACCGTATCGCGGAGGAAAAGTATATATTGGGGAACTTCGGCATTACGGATCTCAGCATTGCTTTTCAGGAGAAGGACCAGGCGAAGCGGGATCATATCATGGCTTTACGAGACCTGTGGAGTTCCTATTACCAGTTACGTTATCTATCGCTTTATGATTTTGAGCAACAGCAGAAGATCACTTATCAAAAAAAATATACATCAACCGACTTTTAACTAACGCCATATGATCAGTTTACAAAACATAGAAAAAGTATACCGTACGGATACGGTCGAGACGCTGGCTCTTCACAATATCAACCTGGAGGTATCGAAGGGTGAGTTTGTTTCCATTATGGGGCCCTCGGGATGCGGGAAGAGCACCCTGTTAAATGTGATGGGTTTGCTGGATGCACCTTCGAAGGGCGGTGTGCTGATAGATCAGCAGCGTACGGAGCAGCTGTCTGACCGCCGGTTGGCGGAGTTCAGGAACCGGAAGGTGGGTTTTATTTTCCAAAGTTATCACCTGATCAATGATCTGAAGGTGTTGGATAATGTGGAGTTGCCATTGCTGTATCGTAAGGCCAGTGGCAGCGAGCGGCGGGAGCTGGCGACGGCGGCGCTTGGCAAGGTGGGGTTGAGCAACCGGCTGAAACATTTCCCGAAGCAGTTGTCGGGTGGGCAGAAGCAGCGGGTGGCTATTGCGCGGGCTATTGTGGGGAACCCGGAGATCATACTGGCGGATGAGCC
Protein-coding regions in this window:
- a CDS encoding TolC family protein, with the protein product MNRYIIYTCLFLYQFISVTGVSQVHPDTVALSLPEVVELAKSASIASKQALTTRETKYWEYRTYRSNYQPQLSLSGTLPGYKKTFTEVLQPDGTIKFQSVHNNNSSLDLSFSQSIAATGGTIFGTTQLQRFDDFDRKNDPLYNSTPFGIGYNQPLFQFNQLRWDRKIAPLKYKESVQAFTEDMEQIAIQASSYYFVLLLAQVNQQIAETNLVNTRNILRIANEKYKLGKLSRNEILQLQLEQLKSEKAAGVARRDREIASLNLRSYIGMQHMDKILLLLPGTQTRMQVSIDKALTEAYENRSDATAFIRRVAEARRDVAKARGENGLNATLKMQLGYSKSGSSISQAYRSPQEQQEVQVAFTIPILDWGRSKSRTKTAEANLQFTNYAVEQDKQTFAQEILTQVTLYDMMRGQVLLTADADSIASEKYRIAEEKYILGNFGITDLSIAFQEKDQAKRDHIMALRDLWSSYYQLRYLSLYDFEQQQKITYQKKYTSTDF
- a CDS encoding ABC transporter ATP-binding protein yields the protein MISLQNIEKVYRTDTVETLALHNINLEVSKGEFVSIMGPSGCGKSTLLNVMGLLDAPSKGGVLIDQQRTEQLSDRRLAEFRNRKVGFIFQSYHLINDLKVLDNVELPLLYRKASGSERRELATAALGKVGLSNRLKHFPKQLSGGQKQRVAIARAIVGNPEIILADEPTGNLDSAMGNEIMDILLDLNKREGTTIVMVTHDEHMARKTHRLVRLFDGSQVQ
- a CDS encoding efflux RND transporter periplasmic adaptor subunit — its product is MDTLIEPAVRLQKKRKLIRLAVMVVMVLVAIILLLRFFLSPSVHRGDIRVAVVETGNIENTLPAGGEVLPEFEEVITSPINAAVQQVLLDAGSTVSSGQSILTLDKRMAEAEYAKQRIQLESKQAAIKKLKVALDKSFYDIQSSNQVKQLRISSLETEVDNAQHLFKAGGGTRADIEKAELELQVARLEKQQLENEIKSKQQSMQIEMREAELAAAVQENDLQELGRKLKLASIAASRAGVVTWANRNIGANVREGDALVRIADLRSFKVQGTIADQYLGQLRNGMSAIIRVSETMTIRGTVVNIQPAIQNGIVTFDLQLDVQQQQQLRPHMKVDVFLVTAAKQGILRVANGPTFKGPASQDVFVLRQGKAERHRIQTGLSNFDYVEVSAPLRAGDSVIISDMSAFKHANVLSIIN